Proteins co-encoded in one Bacteroidota bacterium genomic window:
- a CDS encoding sensor histidine kinase — MKKNFLVVFLVLCFIHSKGFDESSVDSLEKVAQQANQPDSSKLDALYKLARSYSFNAPDKALTYIELTYQLAKKMNRPKSMADAMSLKGKVLKNKGDFKQAIATHLEALKIKEHIKDTLGQSISYNDIGVVYKSMKNYTEAMKYYKKSNQLASAVNFGKGIANTLNNVGTSYFELRILDSATLYYNKALTKSLEINDPACLSTSYNNLGSIYGYQDNPKMALGYYLKCLDIDNATGDSYGKILSLLNIGESYKELKQYDNSLHYFSIAEKIALDEGAKPLLKETYRSIGDCYQKMKQFEKAYLYLNKYSGLNDTLLNEETNAQIAELQTRFDNEKKDLLIKNKDIELANNKADASKKKFLIYLLLVLSLSIVLIAFLAINRNKLKQKNLLQSERMRQKELQSKAILEAEETERKRIAAELHDGVGQILSAAKLNLSSLGSHLDNSNQQATLPYTTSIELVDDAVKEIRAISHNLMPNALVKSGLVAAVKEFVSKLNNSDKLKINLEITGLQQRLEPTSETILFRVLQELVSNIVKHANANQISIQLLQHENEITLMVEDNGIGFDTSSKDEMNGLGLKNIQSRIAFLNGQFNIDSATGKGTTVVIEIPFV, encoded by the coding sequence ATGAAGAAAAATTTCTTGGTCGTATTCCTTGTTCTATGCTTTATTCACAGTAAAGGATTTGACGAGTCTTCTGTTGATTCACTTGAAAAAGTAGCACAACAAGCCAATCAACCCGATAGTAGTAAACTCGATGCACTGTATAAACTTGCACGCTCCTACTCCTTCAATGCTCCCGATAAGGCGCTTACTTATATTGAACTAACTTACCAACTTGCTAAAAAAATGAATCGCCCTAAAAGTATGGCCGATGCAATGAGCTTAAAAGGTAAGGTGCTGAAAAATAAAGGCGATTTTAAACAAGCTATTGCCACACATCTTGAAGCTCTAAAAATTAAAGAACACATTAAGGATACACTTGGACAAAGTATTAGCTATAACGACATTGGTGTTGTTTATAAATCCATGAAAAATTATACCGAAGCAATGAAGTATTACAAGAAGTCGAACCAATTAGCATCGGCTGTTAATTTTGGGAAAGGCATTGCGAATACTTTAAACAATGTAGGTACCTCTTATTTCGAATTACGGATTTTAGACAGTGCCACTCTTTATTACAACAAAGCGCTTACTAAGTCGCTCGAAATAAACGATCCTGCTTGCCTTTCTACATCATACAATAATTTGGGAAGCATATACGGATACCAGGATAATCCGAAAATGGCATTGGGATATTATTTAAAATGTCTTGATATTGACAATGCTACCGGTGATTCCTATGGTAAAATATTATCCTTGTTAAATATCGGCGAAAGCTATAAGGAGCTGAAACAATATGATAATTCATTGCATTACTTTTCAATTGCCGAAAAAATTGCCCTTGATGAAGGTGCTAAACCTTTACTGAAAGAAACCTATCGTTCTATTGGAGATTGCTATCAAAAAATGAAACAATTTGAAAAAGCTTACCTCTACCTAAATAAATATTCCGGACTAAATGATACTTTGCTCAACGAAGAAACCAATGCACAAATAGCCGAGCTGCAAACCCGATTTGATAACGAAAAAAAAGACCTACTCATAAAAAATAAGGATATTGAACTTGCAAATAACAAAGCAGATGCTAGCAAAAAGAAGTTTCTTATTTATCTATTATTGGTGCTTTCCTTATCCATTGTGCTCATTGCATTTCTTGCGATAAACAGAAATAAATTAAAACAAAAAAACTTGCTTCAAAGCGAACGAATGCGTCAAAAGGAATTACAAAGTAAAGCAATTCTTGAAGCTGAAGAAACCGAACGAAAGCGCATTGCTGCCGAATTACACGATGGTGTTGGACAAATATTATCTGCAGCAAAATTAAACCTAAGCTCATTGGGCTCGCATTTAGACAACAGTAATCAGCAAGCTACTTTACCTTATACAACATCGATTGAATTAGTGGATGATGCTGTTAAAGAAATAAGAGCCATCAGTCATAATTTGATGCCAAATGCATTAGTAAAATCTGGATTGGTAGCGGCTGTAAAAGAATTTGTAAGTAAACTTAACAACAGCGATAAACTTAAAATTAATTTAGAAATTACTGGGCTGCAGCAACGACTTGAACCAACCAGCGAAACCATTCTATTTCGTGTTTTACAGGAACTTGTAAGCAACATTGTAAAGCATGCAAATGCCAATCAAATTAGTATTCAATTGCTACAGCATGAAAATGAAATTACCTTGATGGTTGAAGATAATGGGATAGGCTTTGATACTAGTAGCAAAGATGAAATGAATGGATTAGGCTTAAAAAATATTCAATCGAGAATTGCCTTTTTAAATGGTCAGTTCAACATTGATTCAGCTACCGGCAAGGGAACTACGGTAGTTATTGAAATTCCTTTCGTGTAA
- the bshC gene encoding bacillithiol biosynthesis cysteine-adding enzyme BshC — translation MATTEKSLLKYESTGYFSKLIIDYLQSDEKLQAFYSTAPTLENFEHAIAIKAKQKINRPLLIEVLKEQYIKSNLEFPQQLNNLLTQPITFTVTTGHQLCLFTGPLYFLYKILSTINLCEQLAKKYPTNNFVPVYWMASEDHDFAEINHFHLFGKSIEWNPENKAATAVGKLSTDSLKTIFDEVKVLFGSSENAQELTTIFENSYLNNATLTDATRFLVHQLFRKYNLVILDADDKRLKQEFLPVISDDIFKRENFESITNSIHQLEKLGYKAQVNPREINCFYMNKTMRERLLYEDGKYRVNNSSIIFTEDELKNELHEFPERFSPNVVLRPLYQEVILPNLAYIGGGGELAYWLQYKAMFDAHNIQFPILLLRNSALLVEASAMEKWKKFGFMEADLFLTTDVLIKKFMDMQSDGSSSLASEQNELKALYSQLIEKVQKKEQTLKATAEAELQKALVGLTNLEAKLLKAEKQKQETTLNQIKKLKDKLFPEGELQERYENFSAFYLKYGKELIPFLKENLNPMQTDFALLTIA, via the coding sequence ATGGCAACCACTGAAAAGTCGCTCTTGAAATATGAATCAACCGGATATTTTTCAAAATTGATTATTGATTATTTGCAAAGCGATGAAAAGCTGCAAGCATTTTATTCTACAGCTCCGACACTCGAAAATTTTGAGCATGCAATAGCTATAAAAGCTAAGCAAAAAATAAACAGGCCTTTACTTATTGAAGTTTTAAAGGAGCAATATATAAAGTCGAATTTGGAATTTCCTCAACAACTCAATAACTTATTAACTCAACCTATCACTTTTACAGTAACTACCGGGCATCAATTATGTTTATTTACAGGACCCTTATACTTTTTGTATAAAATTTTAAGCACCATTAATTTGTGCGAACAATTAGCAAAAAAATATCCTACGAATAATTTTGTTCCGGTGTATTGGATGGCAAGTGAGGATCATGATTTTGCTGAGATTAATCACTTCCATCTTTTTGGAAAATCAATCGAATGGAATCCCGAAAATAAAGCTGCTACAGCTGTTGGAAAATTGTCGACCGATAGCCTCAAAACTATTTTTGATGAAGTAAAAGTACTCTTTGGAAGTAGCGAGAATGCACAGGAGTTGACAACAATTTTTGAAAATTCATACCTCAACAATGCCACTTTAACAGATGCAACGCGCTTCTTGGTACATCAACTTTTTAGGAAGTATAACCTGGTAATTTTAGATGCAGATGATAAGCGACTCAAGCAAGAATTTTTGCCTGTAATAAGCGACGATATTTTTAAGCGAGAAAATTTTGAAAGTATTACAAACAGTATTCATCAGCTGGAGAAATTAGGCTACAAAGCACAAGTTAATCCTCGTGAAATAAATTGTTTTTACATGAACAAAACCATGCGAGAACGTTTACTGTACGAGGATGGAAAGTACCGTGTAAACAACAGCTCAATTATTTTTACGGAAGACGAACTAAAGAATGAGTTACATGAATTTCCTGAAAGGTTTAGTCCAAACGTAGTTTTAAGACCATTGTATCAGGAGGTTATTTTACCCAATTTAGCTTACATAGGAGGTGGAGGAGAATTGGCGTATTGGCTTCAATATAAAGCAATGTTTGATGCACATAACATACAGTTTCCCATTTTACTTTTGCGTAATTCGGCATTGTTGGTGGAAGCTTCCGCGATGGAAAAATGGAAAAAATTTGGATTCATGGAAGCAGATTTATTTCTAACTACTGATGTGCTAATCAAAAAATTTATGGACATGCAAAGTGATGGGAGTTCAAGTTTAGCAAGTGAGCAAAATGAACTTAAAGCCCTCTATTCTCAGCTCATTGAAAAGGTTCAGAAAAAGGAACAAACTTTAAAAGCCACAGCAGAGGCTGAATTGCAAAAGGCACTAGTAGGTTTGACAAACTTAGAAGCTAAATTGCTTAAAGCCGAAAAGCAAAAGCAGGAAACTACGCTTAATCAAATTAAAAAATTAAAAGATAAATTATTTCCGGAGGGCGAATTACAGGAACGCTATGAAAACTTTAGCGCTTTTTACTTAAAGTATGGAAAAGAATTAATCCCTTTTTTAAAGGAAAACTTAAATCCAATGCAAACCGATTTTGCACTATTAACAATTGCTTGA
- a CDS encoding tetratricopeptide repeat protein, translated as MIYRTFQLLCFLLLLVFSCKQGETEKAVSAKTNMPAALQELNQKITAEPKNASYYNERAKYYYAQKDLGAASKDILEAITLDSSKADFYVTLSDIFFAGGKSSQSKRSLDKSLLLDPANKEALLRMGELYLYVKDNKKSIEYLDKVLKIDVNTPKAYFIKGMDFKEMGDTAKAISSFQTTIEQDVEYYNAYVQLGLIYAARRNPLALKYYENALKLDPKSVEVMYNTAMYLQENNELNKAIELYTKILSIEPQNKYANYNLGYIHYEYLKVFGEAVKHFNNAITCDPKYAEAVYMRGLSYEAMGDVQRASADYTKALVIAPGYEKPMLGLQRLSK; from the coding sequence ATGATATACCGTACTTTTCAATTACTATGTTTTTTATTACTGTTGGTTTTTTCTTGTAAACAAGGGGAGACTGAGAAGGCTGTTAGTGCTAAAACGAATATGCCGGCTGCCTTGCAAGAACTCAATCAAAAAATTACTGCTGAACCTAAAAACGCCTCTTATTACAATGAACGTGCAAAGTATTATTATGCACAAAAAGATTTAGGTGCAGCATCAAAGGATATTTTAGAGGCTATTACCTTGGATTCAAGTAAAGCTGATTTTTACGTAACACTGTCCGATATATTTTTTGCCGGTGGAAAATCATCGCAGTCAAAGCGCTCACTCGACAAGAGTCTTTTGTTGGATCCTGCGAATAAGGAAGCATTGTTGCGCATGGGCGAGCTTTATTTATATGTAAAGGACAATAAAAAATCGATTGAATATCTTGACAAAGTGTTGAAAATAGACGTGAATACTCCCAAAGCTTATTTTATTAAGGGGATGGACTTCAAGGAAATGGGCGATACAGCCAAGGCTATCTCAAGTTTCCAAACAACCATTGAGCAAGATGTGGAATACTACAATGCTTATGTGCAATTAGGTTTAATTTATGCTGCTAGACGAAATCCATTGGCATTAAAATATTATGAAAATGCACTGAAGTTAGATCCCAAAAGCGTTGAAGTAATGTACAATACTGCTATGTATTTGCAAGAAAACAACGAACTGAATAAAGCAATTGAGTTGTACACCAAAATATTGAGTATTGAACCTCAAAACAAGTATGCTAATTACAATTTGGGGTACATCCATTACGAGTATTTAAAAGTGTTTGGGGAAGCTGTGAAGCATTTTAACAATGCTATTACTTGTGACCCTAAATATGCCGAAGCCGTTTACATGCGTGGTTTGAGTTACGAAGCAATGGGCGATGTTCAGCGAGCTAGTGCCGACTATACAAAGGCACTGGTAATAGCACCCGGTTACGAAAAACCAATGCTCGGATTGCAAAGACTATCTAAGTAA
- a CDS encoding T9SS type A sorting domain-containing protein, with protein MKKKLLLSCLISFQLFFAHRAISQSTTSKVSMVPSITIVSNDGNYTEAVGGLCFNISISNPSTTDTTFVDVQVASNSTVTLNSDYFISPTTIAFPPGSSANQSCCVSVLSDALAEPIEELHMQLANPTNNALLVDSLINFTFYDDDSVSTNSPCSDLFFSEYVHSFPFNRAFELYNPTASVANLSDYTIKMYFAGNTVAGTTIPLSGFLNAADTYVISYSGSDSILKSLADTVNGQFFFNAGNVIALYHANTLVDAIGTIGVNPGNYWPVYNSQTSSTVLVRKQNIQQGETTWAVSNGQWDIYPQGDYSHLGGHTINGCGFVVPPTVTMFTSDAAFDEAIGGLGISAKIFNPLVNQAVTVDVVIGSATTATNGIDFTYTPTQLTFPANSTAAQTISISVFDDLSIEPDELVELRLQNVSNGATILDSSWVLTIQNNDFVGIKKQGVEKGISILPNPVKDILTIESAEEIESYQLSNVVGLLCVEESNLTAKQVKLNLSNYPEGVYFIKIKTASHISTRKVVVR; from the coding sequence ATGAAAAAAAAATTACTACTTAGCTGCCTTATTTCCTTTCAGTTATTTTTTGCACACCGAGCAATTTCGCAAAGCACAACTTCCAAAGTATCAATGGTACCAAGCATAACCATTGTATCAAACGATGGAAACTATACAGAAGCTGTTGGTGGTTTGTGTTTTAATATCAGTATCAGCAATCCTTCGACTACCGATACCACTTTTGTGGATGTACAAGTAGCTTCAAATTCAACTGTAACTTTAAACAGTGATTATTTTATTTCTCCAACAACTATTGCTTTTCCTCCCGGCTCTAGCGCAAACCAATCTTGTTGTGTTTCGGTGTTAAGTGATGCACTTGCTGAACCTATTGAAGAGCTACATATGCAATTAGCCAATCCAACTAACAATGCATTGCTCGTTGATTCGCTGATTAACTTTACATTTTATGACGATGATTCGGTGAGCACAAATAGTCCTTGCTCCGACCTCTTTTTTTCGGAATATGTTCATTCATTTCCTTTTAATAGAGCCTTTGAACTTTACAATCCAACAGCTTCGGTTGCTAATTTATCAGACTACACCATTAAAATGTATTTTGCCGGAAACACTGTTGCTGGAACCACCATTCCTCTTTCGGGCTTTTTGAATGCTGCCGATACTTATGTAATTAGCTATTCAGGTTCTGATTCTATACTTAAGTCTTTGGCAGATACTGTTAATGGACAATTCTTTTTTAATGCAGGAAATGTGATTGCCTTGTATCATGCGAATACATTGGTGGATGCAATTGGTACCATTGGAGTTAATCCTGGAAATTACTGGCCGGTGTATAATTCACAAACCAGTTCAACGGTGCTGGTTCGCAAACAAAACATTCAACAAGGTGAAACTACCTGGGCTGTTTCAAACGGTCAATGGGACATTTATCCTCAAGGTGATTACAGTCATTTAGGAGGTCACACAATTAATGGTTGTGGCTTTGTGGTGCCTCCAACAGTTACTATGTTTACATCGGATGCTGCATTCGATGAAGCGATTGGTGGACTAGGTATCAGTGCAAAAATTTTTAATCCTTTGGTGAATCAAGCTGTTACTGTAGATGTAGTAATCGGTTCAGCTACCACAGCTACTAATGGTATTGATTTTACCTACACTCCTACTCAACTTACCTTCCCTGCAAATTCTACTGCTGCACAAACAATCAGTATTAGCGTTTTTGACGATTTGAGTATAGAACCTGATGAGTTGGTTGAACTTCGTTTACAAAACGTCAGCAATGGAGCCACTATTTTAGATTCTAGTTGGGTACTTACCATTCAAAACAACGATTTTGTTGGGATAAAAAAACAAGGTGTAGAAAAAGGAATTTCAATTTTGCCCAATCCTGTGAAAGATATACTTACAATTGAATCGGCCGAAGAAATAGAATCCTATCAACTATCGAATGTAGTAGGATTGCTCTGTGTTGAAGAAAGTAATTTAACAGCAAAACAAGTGAAACTTAATTTGAGTAATTACCCAGAAGGAGTATATTTTATAAAAATTAAAACTGCTTCACATATTTCAACCCGCAAGGTGGTTGTGCGCTAG
- the recA gene encoding recombinase RecA, producing the protein MSKETKELKEPKDTAKEINKEKMKALQLTMDKLEKTYGKGAIMKMGDSAIEQIEVIKTGSIGLDIALGIGGFPKGRVMEIYGPESSGKTTIALHAIAECQRAGGIAAFIDAEHAFDRFYAEKLGVDTENLLISQPDNGEQALEITENLIRSGAIDIIVIDSVAALTPKSEIEGEMGDSKMGLQARLMSQALRKLTGTINKTGCCCIFINQLREKIGVMFGNPETTTGGNALKFYASIRLDIRRIGQLKDAETVNGNRVRVKVIKNKLAPPFRLAEFDIMYGEGISKVGEIVDLGVEHNIIKKSGSWFSYGDTKLGQGRDGVKQLMQDNPELADELENKIKDALNKEA; encoded by the coding sequence ATGAGTAAGGAAACTAAAGAGTTGAAAGAACCTAAGGACACAGCCAAGGAAATCAACAAAGAAAAAATGAAGGCTTTACAACTGACCATGGATAAGTTGGAAAAAACCTATGGTAAGGGTGCTATCATGAAAATGGGTGATTCGGCCATTGAACAGATTGAAGTTATTAAAACAGGTAGTATCGGATTGGATATTGCCCTTGGAATTGGTGGTTTCCCTAAAGGAAGAGTGATGGAAATATACGGACCTGAATCATCCGGTAAAACAACCATCGCTTTACATGCCATAGCTGAATGTCAAAGAGCGGGTGGAATTGCTGCATTTATTGATGCTGAACATGCTTTTGACCGCTTTTATGCTGAGAAATTAGGAGTGGATACTGAAAATTTATTGATTTCACAGCCCGATAATGGAGAGCAAGCATTAGAAATTACTGAAAATTTAATTCGCTCAGGAGCTATCGATATTATTGTAATTGACTCAGTAGCTGCCTTAACTCCAAAGAGTGAAATTGAAGGTGAAATGGGTGATTCAAAAATGGGTTTACAAGCCCGTTTAATGAGTCAAGCTTTGCGAAAGCTTACAGGAACTATTAATAAAACCGGATGCTGCTGCATTTTCATCAATCAATTGCGTGAAAAAATTGGAGTAATGTTTGGAAATCCTGAAACAACAACCGGTGGTAATGCCTTGAAATTTTATGCCTCTATACGTTTAGATATTCGACGAATTGGTCAGTTAAAAGATGCTGAAACAGTGAATGGAAATAGGGTACGTGTGAAGGTAATTAAAAACAAATTAGCACCTCCTTTCCGATTAGCCGAATTTGATATAATGTATGGTGAAGGAATTTCTAAAGTAGGAGAAATTGTAGATTTAGGTGTAGAGCATAACATTATTAAGAAAAGTGGTTCTTGGTTTAGCTATGGCGATACCAAATTAGGACAAGGCCGAGATGGAGTGAAGCAATTGATGCAAGATAATCCTGAGTTGGCAGATGAATTAGAGAATAAAATTAAGGATGCTTTAAACAAAGAAGCTTAA
- a CDS encoding OmpH family outer membrane protein translates to MKSLSLSLNILLLLAVAVLYYLHFSTTKTPVAPATINKLPIVAPKMDVKASTIVYVNSDSLMDNYELVKEVKKELERERAAAEKQFAAEYRALEAEYNDLKAKAATMTEEQGMAKQQELAMKEQKLTDYRDELNEKLSLNELKKTQKIQEEIEAYLKTNYSNTGYAYILGHTKGGGILYSKDNLDITAEVLEGLNNTYKAQHKK, encoded by the coding sequence ATGAAATCACTTAGTTTGTCATTAAATATACTTTTACTATTAGCTGTAGCTGTATTGTACTATTTGCATTTTTCAACAACAAAAACTCCAGTAGCTCCTGCAACTATTAATAAATTGCCGATAGTAGCTCCAAAAATGGATGTTAAAGCAAGTACCATAGTTTATGTAAACTCCGACTCATTAATGGACAATTATGAATTAGTGAAAGAAGTAAAAAAAGAATTGGAAAGGGAAAGAGCTGCTGCCGAAAAACAATTTGCTGCCGAATACCGTGCGCTTGAAGCAGAGTACAACGATTTAAAAGCCAAAGCTGCTACAATGACTGAGGAACAAGGAATGGCGAAGCAACAAGAATTGGCAATGAAGGAGCAAAAACTTACCGATTATAGGGATGAGCTAAATGAAAAACTTTCGCTGAATGAATTAAAGAAAACACAAAAAATTCAAGAAGAAATTGAAGCTTATCTTAAAACGAATTATAGTAATACCGGCTACGCTTATATATTGGGTCATACAAAAGGTGGTGGAATTTTATATTCGAAAGACAATTTAGACATTACAGCAGAGGTGCTTGAAGGCCTCAATAATACTTACAAAGCACAGCATAAAAAATAA
- a CDS encoding VOC family protein, protein MKKVTGIGGVFFKCKDAAKMREWYKVHLGFDTTNYGANFSWKDEENPEKYGSTQWSPFDEKTSYFEPSKKDFMINYRVENLEFLHKELSDAGVSILDKIESYDYGKFLHILDPEGNKIELWEPSENS, encoded by the coding sequence ATGAAAAAAGTAACCGGCATTGGAGGCGTATTTTTTAAATGTAAAGACGCAGCAAAAATGCGAGAATGGTACAAAGTGCATTTAGGATTTGACACCACAAACTATGGTGCAAATTTTAGTTGGAAGGATGAAGAAAATCCTGAAAAATATGGGTCCACTCAATGGAGTCCTTTTGACGAAAAAACGAGCTATTTCGAACCTTCCAAAAAAGATTTCATGATTAATTACCGAGTCGAAAATTTAGAATTTCTACACAAGGAATTAAGCGATGCCGGAGTTTCCATACTCGATAAAATTGAAAGCTATGATTATGGCAAATTCTTACACATACTTGATCCAGAAGGAAATAAAATAGAACTTTGGGAACCAAGTGAAAATTCTTAA
- the rimO gene encoding 30S ribosomal protein S12 methylthiotransferase RimO codes for MKTKTLKKNKVNVVTLGCSKNIVDSEILMGQLKANNFEVEHEAKKDDSSIVIINTCGFIDNAKQESIDTILRFADAKAQGKVDKLYVTGCLSERYKPELEKEIPTVDAYFGTRDLPHLLKTLKANYKQELVGERLLTTPRHFAYFKISEGCDRPCSFCAIPLMRGNHASTPIEELVKQAKNLAKNGTKELLLIAQDLTYYGLDIYKKRNLSELLNQLSDVDGIEWIRLHYAFPSGFPMDVLDVMNERKNICNYLDMPLQHISDNMLKSMRRGTTKQKTIDLVNKIRDKVPGIALRTTLIAGYPGETESDFEEMKNWVEESRFDRLGIFTYSHEENTHAYKLIDDVDEAVKQERAEAIMEIQQGISFELNQQKIGKEAKVLVDKKEGDFYLARTEFDSPEVDNEVLISAKDTYLRVGDFANVKITGAEDYDLYAKVI; via the coding sequence TTGAAAACAAAAACTCTGAAAAAAAATAAGGTAAATGTAGTGACGCTTGGCTGTTCAAAAAATATTGTTGATAGCGAGATTTTAATGGGACAGTTGAAAGCTAATAATTTTGAAGTTGAACACGAAGCAAAGAAGGATGATTCGAGCATTGTAATTATTAATACTTGCGGATTTATTGATAATGCCAAGCAAGAAAGTATTGATACCATTTTGCGTTTTGCCGATGCTAAAGCACAAGGAAAGGTTGATAAATTATATGTTACCGGTTGTTTGAGCGAGCGCTACAAACCTGAACTCGAAAAGGAAATTCCTACAGTAGACGCGTATTTTGGAACACGCGACTTACCTCATTTACTTAAAACGCTAAAAGCAAATTACAAACAAGAATTGGTGGGAGAACGATTGCTAACAACTCCACGCCATTTTGCATACTTTAAAATTTCGGAAGGATGCGACCGACCTTGCTCATTTTGTGCAATACCTTTAATGCGAGGTAATCATGCTTCAACCCCCATTGAAGAATTGGTGAAGCAAGCTAAAAATTTGGCTAAAAACGGAACTAAAGAATTACTATTAATTGCACAAGATTTAACCTATTACGGGTTAGATATTTACAAAAAAAGAAATTTAAGCGAATTGCTAAACCAGTTAAGTGATGTAGATGGAATAGAATGGATTCGATTGCATTATGCCTTTCCTAGCGGATTTCCAATGGATGTTTTGGATGTAATGAACGAGCGAAAAAACATTTGCAATTACTTGGATATGCCCTTACAACACATCAGCGACAACATGCTTAAAAGTATGCGACGCGGAACTACCAAACAAAAGACTATCGATTTGGTTAATAAAATTCGCGACAAGGTTCCCGGCATTGCTTTGCGAACTACACTTATTGCCGGATATCCCGGTGAAACCGAAAGCGATTTTGAAGAAATGAAAAACTGGGTGGAGGAAAGCCGTTTCGATCGCTTAGGAATTTTTACTTATTCGCACGAAGAAAACACGCATGCATACAAATTAATTGACGATGTGGATGAGGCTGTGAAGCAAGAACGCGCTGAAGCCATCATGGAAATACAACAAGGAATTTCGTTCGAGTTGAACCAACAAAAAATTGGAAAAGAAGCTAAAGTATTGGTGGACAAAAAAGAGGGAGATTTCTATCTGGCACGTACCGAGTTTGATTCGCCCGAAGTCGACAATGAAGTGCTTATTTCAGCGAAAGACACTTATTTGCGCGTTGGCGATTTTGCAAATGTGAAAATAACAGGAGCAGAAGATTACGATTTATATGCAAAGGTTATTTAA
- a CDS encoding Glu/Leu/Phe/Val dehydrogenase, whose amino-acid sequence MSNQPDNGSLFYNDVLANFDKAAAFTKFEPGILKQIKVCNSVYTFNFPVEIDGKVQVFSGIRVQHSQHKTPTKGGIRYSEFVDEDEVKALATLMTFKCAVVDVPFGGAKGGIKVNPATVTEKQLERMTRRYTTELIKKNMIGPSVDVPAPDYGSGPREMAWIADTYATFKFDDLNSLGCVTGKPLGQGGIQGRTEATGLGVYFGTREAMNIAEDMKEIGLTPGLEGKRVIVQGLGNVGFYAAKFFSEGGALVIGLAEREGGIYNAKGLDVEAVFAHRKGTGSILNFPGATNFANSMALLEEECDVLIPAALENQITKENAPRIKAKIIAEGANGPVTKEAEEILNKKNCMVIPDMYLNAGGVTVSYFEWLKNLSHVRFGRMEKRFQEMSIKQLVDAVEHNTGKPLSEKDKKMLTHGGDEIDYVRSGLEETMIYAYNEIRTIKKQDKRIQDLRTAAFVSGINKLGVSYQSLGIFP is encoded by the coding sequence ATGAGCAATCAACCTGACAATGGCAGTTTATTCTACAACGATGTACTTGCCAATTTCGACAAAGCAGCAGCATTCACAAAGTTTGAACCCGGTATATTAAAGCAAATCAAGGTGTGTAACAGTGTTTACACATTTAATTTTCCTGTTGAAATAGATGGGAAAGTACAAGTATTTAGCGGCATTCGTGTACAACATAGCCAACACAAAACTCCTACAAAAGGAGGTATTCGATACAGCGAATTTGTAGATGAGGATGAAGTTAAAGCCTTGGCCACCTTGATGACATTTAAATGTGCTGTAGTAGATGTTCCATTTGGAGGAGCAAAAGGCGGAATCAAAGTGAATCCGGCTACTGTAACCGAAAAGCAGCTGGAGCGCATGACTAGAAGGTATACTACAGAGCTTATTAAAAAAAATATGATTGGCCCTTCTGTAGATGTTCCTGCTCCTGATTATGGAAGTGGACCACGCGAAATGGCTTGGATTGCCGATACCTATGCGACGTTTAAATTTGATGATTTGAATTCGCTGGGTTGTGTTACCGGAAAACCACTAGGACAAGGTGGTATACAAGGTCGTACAGAAGCAACCGGACTTGGAGTTTATTTTGGAACACGCGAAGCAATGAACATTGCTGAAGATATGAAGGAAATTGGATTAACACCCGGCTTGGAAGGAAAACGTGTGATAGTGCAAGGCTTAGGTAATGTTGGATTTTATGCAGCAAAATTTTTTAGCGAAGGTGGTGCATTAGTTATAGGATTGGCCGAACGCGAAGGTGGAATTTATAATGCAAAGGGTTTAGATGTGGAAGCCGTTTTTGCACACCGCAAAGGCACCGGTTCAATTTTAAACTTTCCCGGAGCTACTAATTTTGCAAACAGTATGGCCTTGTTAGAAGAAGAATGTGATGTGTTGATTCCTGCTGCATTAGAAAATCAAATTACCAAAGAAAATGCTCCACGTATTAAAGCAAAAATTATTGCAGAAGGTGCAAACGGACCGGTAACCAAAGAAGCCGAAGAAATATTAAACAAAAAAAATTGCATGGTAATTCCCGACATGTATTTAAATGCAGGAGGTGTTACTGTAAGTTATTTCGAGTGGCTCAAAAATTTATCGCATGTTCGCTTTGGCAGGATGGAAAAGCGTTTTCAAGAAATGTCGATCAAGCAATTGGTTGACGCTGTTGAACACAATACCGGTAAACCTTTAAGTGAGAAAGATAAAAAAATGCTCACACACGGTGGTGATGAAATTGATTATGTGCGTTCAGGTTTAGAAGAAACCATGATTTATGCATACAATGAAATACGAACTATTAAGAAGCAAGATAAACGCATACAGGATTTGCGTACCGCTGCGTTTGTAAGTGGAATAAATAAATTAGGAGTGTCTTACCAATCATTGGGTATTTTTCCATGA